A stretch of DNA from Anaerobacillus isosaccharinicus:
ATCTCTTAGCTCGTAGGAGAGTTTTCCATTACGTGCTAAGCGGGAAAGTTCTTTTTGCTAAAATAACGTCATACATACCTGCTTTTCCATCTTCAATTAGAGCCTTTAATCCAGGTCGATTTTCTTTTGTTCCTGACTGCTTATCCGTATAAATATTAACGATCTCCCAATTTTGTTGGGCGG
This window harbors:
- a CDS encoding recombinase family protein, whose protein sequence is MRCAIYARVSTVLEIQSTSIDNQIDIFRNYAAQQNWEIVNIYTDKQSGTKENRPGLKALIEDGKAGMYDVILAKRTFPLST